From Nymphaea colorata isolate Beijing-Zhang1983 chromosome 6, ASM883128v2, whole genome shotgun sequence, a single genomic window includes:
- the LOC116256740 gene encoding transcription factor MYB123-like: protein MRNPVRSDTVGGSGSSSGRGGGVSKTTPCCSKEGLKRGPWTPEEDELLATYIKKEGEGRWRTLPKRAGLLRCGKSCRLRWMNYLRPSVKRGPIAPDEEDLILRLHRLLGNRWSLIAGRIPGRTDNEIKNYWNTHLSKKLISQGIDPRTHKPLPDAPTNSSPNPNSKSDAQPTPSFLTPIPTQLPFPPTHLPVPSNLVLSPPQSPLPPPPPPPPPPPPPCSLPYAASLPHDHLHQNQNMHLQMSGDHFGSARGEMMMLMMSGAPPGDKSDDRGNSDDVDEVDYCTDDIFSSFLNSLINEDVHIQQQTHGHLIAPVDDPLAYHAQDDSGGKKWSHGDHNHCEIPPRRDHDV, encoded by the exons ATGAGGAATCCGGTGAGATCGGACACCGTCGGCGGAAGTGGCTCCTCTTCCGGCAGAGGAGGAGGCGTGAGCAAGACGACGCCGTGCTGCAGCAAGGAAGGGCTGAAGCGAGGGCCATGGACGCCGGAGGAGGACGAGCTCCTCGCCACCTACATCAAGAAGGAAGGCGAGGGCCGGTGGCGGACTCTCCCCAAGCGTGCCGGCCTCCTCCGCTGCGGAAAGAGCTGCAGACTCCGCTGGATGAACTACCTCCGCCCTTCAGTCAAGCGCGGTCCAATCGCCCCCGACGAGGAGGACCTCATCCTCCGCCTCCACCGCCTCCTCGGAAACAG GTGGTCGCTCATCGCCGGAAGAATTCCTGGACGGACTGACAATGAGATCAAGAACTACTGGAACACCCACCTCAGCAAGAAGCTCATAAGCCAAGGGATAGATCCAAGGACTCACAAACCCTTACCAGATGCACCAACAAACTCTAGCCCTAACCCTAATTCCAAGTCAGATGCTCAGCCCACACCTTCGTTCCTCACTCCCATCCCTACCCAACTTCCGTTTCCCCCCACACACCTCCCAGTTCCTTCCAATCTGGTCCTTTCCCCGCCGCAGTCGCCgcttccacctcctcctccacctccacctccacctcctcctccttgttCTCTTCCCTATGCAGCTTCTCTCCCCCATGATCATCTTCACCAGAACCAAAACATGCATCTGCAGATGAGTGGTGACCATTTCGGATCCGCCCGAGGCGAGATGATGATGCTGATGATGAGTGGTGCCCCTCCTGGAGACAAGAGTGATGACAGAGGAAACAGTGATGATGTTGACGAAGTAGATTACTGCACGGATGACATATTCTCTTCTTTCCTGAACTCGCTCATAAACGAAGACGTGCACATTCAACAGCAGACGCACGGCCATCTGATTGCGCCAGTTGATGATCCTCTAGCTTATCATGCCCAGGATGATAGCGGTGGAAAGAAGTGGTCTCATGGAGATCATAACCACTGTGAGATCCCTCCACGTAGAGATCATGATGTATAA